A genomic segment from Nicotiana sylvestris chromosome 1, ASM39365v2, whole genome shotgun sequence encodes:
- the LOC138874337 gene encoding uncharacterized protein, with the protein MAKVLKENLDKAQNRMKVNADKKRTEREFNVGDWIRAVAYKLNLPPASMIHPVFHISQLKKRIGQQFIPSIDPPICSSDGQPLIEPIAVLDRRMVKNGNKASTQILVQWVNLLPEEATWEDYNFIVSQFPDFEML; encoded by the exons ATGGCTAAGGTATTAAAAGAGAATTTGGATAAGGCTCAAAACAGAATGAAGGTGAATGCTGACAAGAAGAGGACAGAAAGAGAGTTCAATGTTGGTGACTGG ATTAGAGCTGTTGCATATAAGCTCAACTTGCCTCCTGCTTCCATGATACATCCTGTTTTCCACATCTCTCAGCTTAAGAAGAGGATTGGACAACAATTCATTCCATCTATCGATCCTCCAATTTGCTCTTCTGATGGACAACCTCTTATAGAACCAATTGCTGTGCTGGACAGGAGGATGGTGAAGAACGGAAACAAAGCATCTACTCAGATTTTGGTGCAGTGGGTTAACCTGCTACCAGAAGAAGCTACCTGGGAGGATTACAACTTCATAGTATCTCAGTTTCCAGATTTTGAAATGTTATGA